In Fusobacterium russii ATCC 25533, the following proteins share a genomic window:
- a CDS encoding replication initiator protein A, with the protein MRKKSDNILEQTLEKENKKKDVIKNNVIEIDNFEVSKTGSLVSDILNFDKIKNVDIETNELPEIELQEILIKDTGNYLNLRENYINIPVEMIVFPFFTPQKQNKRVNFKYNFQDLGVIMHSTLISKDKNDKVFQPSIFEEKIYMFLISMYLDKKNKTEEEAVIEFEISDFIVNFLGNKMNRTYYSKVEQALKNLKSTQYQFEISNHTKFGKNKFEDKEFKLLTYQKLKVGKKIFYKVYLDKNIVNKIKSKRYIKYNTKNLLEIMAKDPIASRIYKYISKMRYDKNGGNINVRTIAAIIPLKIEQSTFRETKSGVKVYILSRMKPVLTRILKAFDVLVEMDYIKTYQEKFVREEDTYYISYVFNKERDGDCHISEYINKSKEKNIYKENLDGEEEEIDLNEEIIYNDKIEELIERVKENQKVYSKWNKRVDNKIEDILKKDGEGILRRVLSILIDLDKDISSTLVKDINSILKTIKKTKKKGNSNLNLFENVSKGKGLKDKAQINQARKRYIDKVGGTNIIKENGIDTYNKNNIKNNNIFELENKKIEKEEKIKDVLNKFDELTRIEIEEKALEIMIKNNGTSKEFMKDLKKTSEEVYYKMLSNNIKDVINNNY; encoded by the coding sequence ATGAGAAAAAAATCTGATAATATTTTAGAACAAACTTTAGAAAAAGAAAATAAAAAAAAGGATGTTATTAAAAATAATGTAATTGAAATTGATAATTTTGAAGTTTCTAAAACCGGTTCACTTGTAAGTGACATTTTAAATTTTGATAAAATAAAAAATGTTGATATAGAAACTAATGAATTACCTGAAATAGAATTACAAGAAATATTAATAAAAGATACAGGAAACTATTTAAATTTAAGAGAAAATTATATTAATATTCCAGTAGAAATGATAGTTTTTCCTTTTTTCACTCCTCAAAAACAAAATAAAAGGGTTAATTTTAAATATAATTTTCAAGATTTAGGAGTTATTATGCACAGCACTCTTATTTCTAAAGATAAAAATGATAAGGTATTTCAACCTTCTATTTTTGAAGAAAAAATATATATGTTTTTAATATCAATGTATCTTGATAAAAAAAATAAAACAGAAGAAGAAGCTGTAATAGAATTTGAAATTTCTGATTTTATAGTAAATTTTTTGGGAAATAAAATGAATAGAACTTATTATTCTAAAGTTGAGCAAGCTTTAAAAAATTTGAAAAGCACTCAATATCAATTTGAAATTTCAAACCATACTAAATTTGGAAAAAATAAATTTGAAGATAAAGAATTTAAACTTTTAACTTATCAAAAATTAAAAGTTGGAAAAAAAATATTTTATAAAGTTTATTTGGATAAAAATATAGTTAATAAAATAAAATCGAAAAGATATATTAAATATAATACAAAAAATTTATTAGAGATAATGGCAAAGGATCCAATAGCTTCAAGAATCTATAAATATATAAGTAAAATGAGATATGATAAAAATGGTGGTAATATAAATGTTAGAACAATTGCAGCAATAATTCCTTTAAAAATTGAGCAATCTACTTTTAGAGAAACAAAATCTGGTGTTAAAGTATATATATTAAGTAGAATGAAACCTGTTCTTACAAGAATTTTAAAAGCTTTTGATGTTTTAGTTGAGATGGATTATATAAAGACATATCAAGAAAAATTTGTTAGAGAAGAAGATACTTACTATATTTCATATGTTTTCAATAAAGAAAGGGATGGAGATTGTCATATATCAGAATATATAAACAAATCTAAAGAAAAAAATATCTATAAAGAAAATTTAGATGGTGAGGAAGAAGAAATAGATTTGAATGAAGAGATAATTTATAATGATAAAATTGAAGAGTTGATAGAGAGAGTTAAAGAAAATCAAAAAGTTTATTCAAAGTGGAATAAAAGAGTTGATAATAAAATAGAGGATATACTAAAAAAAGATGGAGAAGGAATTTTAAGAAGAGTTTTAAGTATACTTATAGATTTAGATAAAGATATAAGTTCAACTTTGGTAAAAGATATTAACAGTATCTTAAAAACAATTAAAAAAACTAAGAAAAAAGGAAATTCCAATCTCAATTTATTTGAAAATGTAAGTAAAGGGAAGGGACTCAAAGATAAAGCACAGATAAATCAAGCCAGAAAAAGATATATAGATAAAGTTGGTGGAACTAATATAATCAAAGAAAATGGTATAGATACTTATAATAAGAATAATATAAAAAATAATAATATATTTGAATTAGAAAATAAAAAAATAGAAAAAGAAGAAAAAATTAAAGATGTTTTGAATAAATTTGATGAACTTACAAGAATAGAAATAGAAGAAAAAGCACTTGAAATAATGATAAAAAATAATGGAACTTCAAAAGAGTTTATGAAAGATTTAAAGAAAACTTCGGAGGAAGTTTATTATAAAATGCTTTCAAATAATATAAAAGATGTAATAAATAATAATTATTAA
- the yaaA gene encoding S4 domain-containing protein YaaA: MKEIEKIKISTDFIKLDQFLKWVAVCDSGSEAKDIIISNKVKVNDEIEIRRGRKLYPEYKIEVFNRIFIIE, translated from the coding sequence ATGAAAGAAATTGAAAAAATAAAAATATCTACAGATTTTATAAAACTTGATCAGTTTTTAAAATGGGTTGCTGTCTGTGACAGTGGTTCTGAAGCTAAAGATATAATAATTAGCAATAAAGTAAAAGTAAATGATGAGATAGAAATAAGACGAGGAAGAAAATTATATCCAGAATATAAAATAGAAGTTTTTAATAGAATATTTATTATAGAATAA
- the recF gene encoding DNA replication/repair protein RecF (All proteins in this family for which functions are known are DNA-binding proteins that assist the filamentation of RecA onto DNA for the initiation of recombination or recombinational repair.) has protein sequence MKILNIKFYNFRNLKNASINLSEKINVFYGKNAQGKTSILEAIYFNSKGISFRTNKISEMIKYNEDCLVSHIEYEDIISKNKISIRYENEINSKKEFFFNKKKISQTDFFGKLNIIAYIPEDIILINGSPKNKRDFFDMEIAQMDREYLENLKNYNRLLKIRNKYLKENKIKNLEFNVYEQEFIKYGARIINSRIQYTKSLSIILNLLYRKLFNSEQELGIKYESFLSELTKKNVEELEKELRKEIDLKRNRELKYKFSLVGPHRDNFKFFLNGYDAKINASQGEKKSIVFALKLSEIEIIKKNKRENSIVIIDDITSYFDENRRNSIIKYLEKKEIQVLISSTDRLKITSQNFYIEKGEIFKDENC, from the coding sequence TTGAAAATATTAAATATAAAATTTTATAATTTTAGAAATTTGAAAAATGCTTCTATAAATTTATCTGAAAAAATAAATGTTTTTTATGGAAAAAATGCTCAAGGAAAAACAAGTATACTTGAGGCTATATATTTTAATTCAAAAGGTATAAGTTTTAGAACAAATAAAATATCTGAAATGATAAAATATAATGAAGATTGTTTAGTTTCACATATAGAATATGAGGATATAATATCTAAAAATAAAATATCAATTAGGTATGAAAATGAAATTAACTCAAAAAAGGAGTTTTTTTTTAATAAAAAAAAAATAAGTCAGACAGATTTTTTTGGAAAGCTAAATATCATAGCCTATATACCTGAAGATATAATATTAATAAATGGTTCTCCAAAAAATAAAAGAGATTTCTTCGATATGGAAATAGCTCAAATGGACAGAGAGTATTTGGAAAATCTGAAAAACTATAATAGACTTTTAAAAATCAGAAATAAATATTTAAAAGAAAATAAAATAAAAAATTTAGAATTTAATGTATATGAGCAAGAATTTATAAAATATGGAGCAAGAATAATAAATTCAAGAATACAATATACAAAAAGCTTGTCAATAATATTAAATTTACTTTATAGGAAGTTATTTAATTCTGAACAGGAACTAGGAATAAAATATGAGAGTTTTCTATCCGAATTGACTAAAAAAAATGTAGAAGAATTGGAGAAAGAATTAAGAAAAGAGATAGATTTGAAAAGAAATAGAGAACTAAAATACAAATTTTCCTTAGTTGGACCACATAGAGATAATTTTAAATTTTTTTTAAATGGCTATGATGCAAAAATAAATGCTTCTCAAGGAGAGAAAAAATCTATAGTTTTTGCCTTAAAACTTTCTGAAATAGAAATTATTAAAAAAAATAAAAGAGAGAATTCAATTGTTATTATTGATGATATAACTTCTTATTTTGATGAAAATAGGAGAAATTCAATAATAAAATATTTAGAAAAAAAAGAAATTCAAGTTTTAATAAGTTCAACAGATAGACTAAAAATAACATCCCAAAATTTTTATATTGAAAAGGGGGAAATTTTTAAAG